One Camelus bactrianus isolate YW-2024 breed Bactrian camel chromosome 14, ASM4877302v1, whole genome shotgun sequence genomic region harbors:
- the RB1 gene encoding retinoblastoma-associated protein isoform X4, with amino-acid sequence MVCNSDRALKRSAEGSNPPKPLKKLRFDIEGSDEADGSKHIPGESKFQQKLAEMTSTRTRMQKQKMNDSMDTSHREEK; translated from the exons atggtGTGTAACAGCGACCGTGCGCTCAAAAGAAGTGCTGAAGGAAGCAACCCTCCTAAACCGCTGAAAAAACTGCGCTTTGACATTGAAGGATCAGATGAAGCAGATGGAAG TAAACATATCCCAGGGGAGTCCAAATTTCAACAGAAACTGGCAGAAATGA CATCTACTCGAACACGAATGCAAAAGCAGAAAATGAATGATAGCATGGATACCTCACACAGGGAAGAAAAGTGA